In the Heterodontus francisci isolate sHetFra1 chromosome 8, sHetFra1.hap1, whole genome shotgun sequence genome, one interval contains:
- the LOC137372640 gene encoding vitellogenin-like, producing the protein MRAIIFFLVLASAGSQHVNRYDPSFSENKLHIYKYEGVILTGLPEKGLNRAGLRITSKVKIRGAGQRQYLLQLEDPRIEELNGIWPKDPFSSARKLRERLVSQLTKPVKFQYDKGRVGNIQAPESLPEDILNIHRGILNIFQITIKKSQNFYDLQEAGIEGICHARYIVQEEKRRERLVITKAKDLTNCQERIVKQTGTIYTQLCPSCQQRGRNIRATAASTLVLKPTSSGAILQEAKVREVHQFTPFHERDGTIRLEARQSLILQQITTASTSEVPDLQIRQSLQYRSESNVLQQPFKLIKNQNVITQIKDTLTHMAQHNMQNVHTDAPERLLLLVQLLRSSSRRDLQEIWVHIQKKTELRHWFLEALPAVGTIESLRCLISRIQNSEISRFEALPALILAMHQVKIDQQVLILAKDILNLQQVKKCQFLRKGTLLAYGSMVFRHCAEKSTCSSDLLKPLHDLLIDASNRPNDEDIVLGLKAIGNAGQPASIKNIVKLLPGIGSTANTLPLKVRVDAIMALRNIARKDPRTVQRITVQTFLNRKNHPEERMMACAVLFATKPPLTLVAMVANSLLTETSLQVASFTYSHMRSLSRSSLPSINSVAAACNLAINLLSPKLEQLGHRFSKVYRVDTFIYQMMAGASAKALLIKTSSSVVPTALLAKVRGHALGSSSDLIEVGLRAEGLQEIIMKARAPNLRATESKTIRRILSKFINWKELPEEEPLASAYIKLFGQELAFIQLRKDDLEAIGQTLFSPISNKYVEQLKNGILVNPAKALVLAEMRHVVPTVIGLPMELGITSSALAVSSINVQARSEAPIHKIPQLLTSRIQLKAQLNPSVSILTRIFMGINMPYIQSGVALQVNVRSMIPVDIAAKINLKERNFRIDCTPAEKENRILSMTSQVYAVSRNVEDLPAEKLTPILPVTRESRISRQSFRSSSRSARAVGDRIVAHLSPETLSDQIPCSEEDQKPRVPNRLSYHTCAKATKFGFQACLDARMENGLSFRHSPLYRLIGEHTLNVSIAPVNSETDIERIVLEIQAGSRSSSKLMRMQDKELGPERIRSSLSEDRLRLMKTETRTKLQNSTWTKRNSLSSSSSSSTSHTGRRVHSRSSSLSSSSSEYAQRRSSQRSNKSRISRNKAGMRRSSSSSSSYSSSSRRSNRHLRPTTSRHTSGTVHGQTRLSSREERRSQQLLELAFNPFQTSQYTVRRQSGLQGISLSRAHSGSSRIAKIGQTSISRERRTSRGSSILRSSEQRYLISRVGIPVLVVIARSRKTDGTQQGYQLTGYGKISSRLPRMHLRLVELDEKSNWRVCADAAMPSSHKVLTLMRWGENCEKYRVSVRVSNGQLASHPAVKVKMQWSKIPETLKYNARLVGDYVPGLAYALGFSQIYQRNPSRQITAVVALTSPRTLDGIVKLPRMTAYYQGLQIPTSLPLHAVSERVQERGFSSINEIPELFLAMNQAECVAENGIVRSFDKQDLRYSLPNNCYYVLTQDCSTTAKFILLMRRAKIDETKKEIKLVLALNNISIEAIPTQSGIKLLVNNVERDPNQKIPELKHVTIRPMDNGITLEGPSINIKELNFDGDRVQIVLDQMLSKTCGICGINNGEKKMMMPNQVETKEVEQLFQSWTCPGQSCKDECKVRPEFVELGKVIEFEGQNSKCYSVEPVQRCLAGCSPIETLTRSVNFHCVSANFAVPDATVFSRKATDIRRSVDSHSDCMCRCAEA; encoded by the exons ATGAGGGCCATTATCTTCTTTTTGGTTCTCGCCTCTGCGG GAAGTCAGCATGTCAACAGATACG ATCCCAGCTTCTCTGAAAACAAGTTGCATATTTATAAGTATGAAGGTGTGATTCTGACTGGGTTGCCGGAGAAAGGCTTGAACCGAGCTGGTTTGAGAATAACCAGCAAAGTGAAAATCAGGGGAGCAGGACAAAGGCAGTACCTTCTTCAA CTTGAAGATCCTCGGATTGAAGAGCTCAATGGAATTTGGCCAAAAGATCCATTTTCCTCAGCCCGTAAGCTGAGGGAAAGATTGGTATCACAACTGACCAAACCTGTGAAGTTTCAGTACGACAAAGGCCGAGTGGGAAATATCCAAGCGCCTGAAAGCTTACCTGAAGATATCTTGAACATCCACAGGGGAATCCTGAACATTTTCCAAATCACCATCAAGAAATCGCAAAATTTCTACGATTTACAAGAG GCTGGGATTGAAGGAATCTGTCATGCAAGATATATAGTTCAAGAGGAGAAAAGAAGGGAGCGCCTGGTTATAACAAAAGCAAAAGATTTGACCAACTGTCAGGAGAGGATTGTAAAGCAAACTGGTACAATCTACACCCAACTCTGCCCTTCCTGTCAGCAG AGAGGCAGGAACATACGTGCGACTGCGGCTTCCACCTTAGTCCTAAAACCTACATCAAGTGGTGCAATCCTTCAGGAAGCTAAGGTTCGAGAAGTGCATCAGTTTACACCATTCCATGAACGTGATGGAACTATTCGGCTGGAAGCAAG ACAAAGCCTTATCCTGCAGCAGATCACAACAGCATCGACGAGTGAAGTGCCAGACCTACAGATTCGACAAAGCTTGCAGTATCGCAGTGAAAGCAATGTACTCCAGCAACCATTCAAGCTGATTAAGAACCAAAATGTGATCACCCAG ATAAAAGATACCTTAACTCACATGGCTCAGCACAATATGCAGAATGTTCATACTGATGCTCCAGAGAGACTCTTGCTGCTTGTCCAGCTTCTCCGTTCAAGTTCACGCAGAGATCTTCAAGAAATTTGGGTCCACATTCAGAAAAAAACTGAGCTAAG GCACTGGTTCCTTGAGGCACTTCCTGCTGTTGGAACAATAGAATCCCTGAGATGCCTCATCAGCAGAATTCAAAATAGTGAAATCAGCCGCTTTGAAGCACTTCCAGCTTTAATTCTTGCAATGCACCAAGTCAAAATTGACCAACAAGTTCTAATTTTAGCTAAA GATATCCTTAACCTTCAGCAAGTAAAGAAATGTCAGTTTCTTCGCAAAGGCACACTTCTTGCATACGGTTCTATGGTTTTCCGACATTGTGCAGAGAAGTCAACTTGCTCCAGTGACCTTCTGAAG CCCCTCCATGACTTGCTGATCGATGCCAGCAATCGGCCCAATGATGAGGACATCGTTCTTGGCCTCAAAGCAATCGGAAATGCGGGGCAGCCAGCGAGCATCAAGAATATCGTGAAACTGTTACCTGGAATAGGATCAACGGCGAACACTCTCCCGTTGAAAGTCCGAGTTGATGCTATCATGGCACTGCGTAACATTGCAAGGAAGGACCCACGGACG GTACAACGTATCACTGTGCAGACATTCCTCAATCGAAAGAATCATCCTGAAGAACGAATGATGGCTTGTGCAGTACTGTTCGCTACCAAACCACCTCTGACTTTAGTAGCCATGGTGGCTAACTCTCTGCTAACTGAGACCAGCTTGCAGGTGGCAAGTTTTACCTATTCCCATATGAGATCTCTGTCTAGAAGTTCACTTCCATCTATCAATTCAGT GGCTGCTGCCTGCAATCTAGCTATAAATCTCTTGAGTCCCAAACTTGAGCAACTTGGGCACCGCTTCAGCAAAGTTTACCGCGTGGACACATTTATCT ACCAAATGATGGCGGGAGCATCTGCAAAAGCCCTCCTAATTAAGACGTCCAGTAGTGTCGTTCCCACAGCACTGTTGGCCAAAGTCAGAGGTCATGCTCTGGGAAGCTCATCAGATCTTATAGAG GTTGGTTTACGGGCAGAAGGTCTCCAGGAGATCATAATGAAAGCTCGTGCACCAAACCTTAGGGCAACTGAGAGTAAAACTATTCGGCGCATCTTAAGCAAG TTTATAAATTGGAAAGAATTGCCAGAAGAGGAACCTTTGGCTTCAGCATACATCAAACTGTTTGGGCAAGAGTTAGCTTTCATTCAACTGAGAAAAGATGACCTTGAAGCAATTGGGCAG ACGCTTTTTAGTCCAATCAGCAACAAATACGTGGAACAACTTAAAAATGGGATTCTTGTCAATCCTGCCAAGGCATTGGTATTAGCTGAGATGCGACATGTTGTACCTACAGTAATTGGTCTGCCAATGGAACTGGGCATCACCTCCTCTGCTCTAGCAGTTTCCAGTATAAACG TTCAAGCCCGCTCTGAAGCCCCCATTCATAAAATTCCACAGTTGCTCACTTCCAGAATTCAGCTGAAGGCTCAACTCAACCCAAG TGTGTCCATACTTACCAGAATATTCATGGGAATAAATATGCCTTACATCCAGTCAGGCGTGGCACTCCAAGTAAATGTCCGTTCAATGATCCCTGTGGACATAGCTGCAAAGATAAATCTAAAAGAGCGAAATTTCAGGATCGACTGTACACCAGCTGAAAAGGAGAACAGGATTCTATCTATGAC TTCTCAGGTTTATGCTGTTTCAAGAAATGTTGAGGATTTGCCTGCGGAAAAGCTGACCCCGATTTTACCTGTGACACGAGAAAGTCGCATTTCGAGGCAAAGCTTCAGATCTTCATCTCGCTCAGCTCGTGCAGTAGGCGATAGAATTGTT GCACATCTGTCTCCAGAAACACTGTCTGACCAAATCCCGTGTTCTGAAGAAGATCAGAAGCCACGTGTTCCCAATCGCTTGTCCTATCACACATGTGCGAAAGCAACTAAATTCGGCTTCCAAGCTTGCTTGGACGCCAGAATGGAAAACGGTCTTTCCTTCAGACATAGCCCATTGTACCGGCTGATTGGAGAGCATACTTTGAACGTATCCATTGCACCAG TTAATTCAGAGACCGATATTGAAAGGATTGTGCTAGAAATACAAGCAGGATCCAGATCATCTTCAAAACTAATGCGAATGCAAGACAAAGAGTTGGGGCCAGAAAGAATTCGCAGCAGCTTAAGTGAAGACCGACTGAGACTGATGAAAACAGAAACACGG ACTAAATTGCAGAATAGCACTTGGACCAAACGCAACTCACTCAGTTCAAGTTCCAGCAGCTCTACGTCACACACAGGAAGAAGAGTCCATTCTCGAAGCTCTTCACTTTCAAGTAGCTCATCAGAGTATGCACAGCGCAGAAGTTCTCAGAGATCCAACAAAAGTAGAATAAGCAGGAACAAAGCTGGCATGAGGAGGAGcagtagcagcagcagcagctacagcagcagcagcaggcggAGCAACAGACATTTACGACCAACCACAAGCAGACACACCAGCGGTACTGTGCACGGTCAAACTAGATTGTCCAGTAGAGAAGAG AGAAGAAGCCAGCAGCTCCTGGAACTTGCATTCAATCCATTCCAAACAAGTCAG TACACAGTCCGAAGGCAGTCAGGACTTCAAGGTATCTCTCTGTCAAGAGCTCACTCTGGCTCAAGCCGTATCGCCAAGATAGGACAGACCTCTATTTCAAGGGAAAGGCGCACCAGCCGTGGTTCATCCATCCTTCGATCATCTGAGCAG CGCTATTTGATTAGCAGAGTGGGTATACCTGTCCTGGTTGTCATTGCTCGATCTAGAAAGACTGATGGCACACAGCAAGGCTACCAGCTCACTGGATACGGGAAGATATCATCTCGCCTGCCGAGGATGCACTTGCGTCTGGTGGAACTGGATGAAAAGAGCAATTGGAGAGTCTGTGCTGATGCAGCAATGCCCAGCTCACACAAAGTATTG ACATTAATGAGATGGGgtgaaaactgtgagaaatacaGAGTGTCTGTTAGGGTATCAAATGGTCAGCTTGCAAGTCACCCAGCTGTTAAGGTCAAAATGCAGTGGTCCAAGATTCCTGAGACTCTGAAATATAATGCAAGACT GGTTGGTGACTACGTACCAGGATTGGCCTACGCATTAGGATTCTCTCAAATCTACCAACGTAACCCTTCCCGTCAGATTACAGCAGTGGTGGCTCTAACATCTCCACGAACTCTTGATGGAATCGTCAAATTGCCCCGG ATGACAGCCTATTATCAGGGTTTGCAGATCCCAACATCATTGCCCTTGCACGCAGTAAGTGAACGAGTACAGGAAAGAGGATTCAGCAGTATAAATGAAATTCCAGAACTGTTTCTGGCAATGAACCAAG CTGAGTGTGTTGCAGAAAATGGAATTGTTCGATCCTTTGACAAACAAGATTTGCGGTATTCGCTACCTAATAATTGCTACTATGTCCTGACCCAAGATTGTTCAACAACTGCAAAGTTTATATTATTGATGAGACGTGCTAAAATTGATGAGACAAAGAAGGAAATAAAATTGGTGCTGGCATTGAATAATAT AAGCATTGAAGCAATTCCTACGCAAAGTGGAATAAAACTATTGGTTAATAATGTAGAGAGAGACCCGAACCAGAAGATTCCAGAGCTAA